A segment of the Anaerolineales bacterium genome:
CACGATGATCGGAGCGATGATCACCGAAACCAGGTTGACGACCTTGATCATCGGGTTCAGCGCCGGTCCGGCGGTGTCCTTGAGTGGATCTCCGACCGTGTCGCCGACCACGCCCGCCTTGTGGCGCTCCGACCCCTTGCCCAGATTCCTGGCCGGGTCCCTGGGCTCATCCTCGATCAGCTTCTTGGCATTGTCCCAGGCGCCGCCGGTGTTGTTCATGTACACCGCAAGCAGCTGCCCCGAAAGGATCATGCCTGCCAGGAACCCCCCTAAGGCTTCCACCCCCAGGACCAGTCCGACGAGGATCGGCGTGACAATTCCCAGCAGCCCCAGGCCGACCAGTTCTTTCTGGGCGGCCATCGTTGAGATCATGATCGGCTGCCGGTAGTCCGGAGGCACCTTGCCTTCCAGGACGCCCAGGCCGAACTGACGTCGGACCTCCTGGACGATCAGGGCCGCCGCCCGGCTGACGGCCAGGATGGCAAAGGAGGAGAACAGCCAGGGCAGGGCGCCGCCGATCAGCATTCCGACGAACACCTGCGGGCCATCGACCCGGATGCCCACACTGGCGATGCGCTCGGCCAGCGGAATGCCCAGGGCCTCCTGGGCTCGCCCCACATCCACCAGGAACGAGCCGAACAAGGCGACTGCTGCGATCACTGCCGATCCGATGGCCACGCCCTTGGTGATGGCCTTGGTCGTGTTGCCGACCGCGTCCAGGTCAGACAGAATCTGGCGGGCGGCGTTGGTTTGTTCGTCGTGCGCCTCCGACCACGACATCTCGGCAATGCCGTTGGCGTTGTCGGAGATCGGGCCGAACGAGTCCATGGCCACGTTGTTCCCGGTGAGGGTCAGCATGCCGATGCCGGTCATGGCCACGCCGTACAGAATGAAGTTGATTTCCTCGGCGCCTGAGAGCCCGGGGATGCTGCCGAAGATCAAGATCGAACTGACGATCGTGCCGGCGATGACCAGGATCGACCACACCGACGACTCATACCCGACGGAGATGCCCTGCAGGATCAGCGTCGCCGGGCCCGTGTCGGCTGCCTTGCGGATCTCCTTCACGGGTGCGTAGTGCGTGCCGGTAAAGTACTCGGTCATGCGGTCGATCACGATCGCCAGGAGCACACCGGCCGCTACGGCCAGCGGGGTGCGCCACCAGCCGCCCCAGGCCTGCATCTCGGGACTGTTCAGGTACAGGTAGCCGGCGC
Coding sequences within it:
- a CDS encoding sodium-translocating pyrophosphatase; this encodes MQGLSTFEQVAVWSILGVAILGLLYALYLRSQILREDKGSEKMQQVWGAIRDGADAYLRRQLRSILPVMAVLTVALFLSVYIVEPSPEARLRFADMTPDQVRLTIGMARAVAFLVGASFSLLVGQLGMRMAVQGNVRVASASRRSFAEALRIAYRTGTITGMLTDGLGLLGGTLIFILLGIAAPDALLGFGFGATLVALFMRVGGGIFTKAADVGADLVGKIEAGIPEDDPRNPAVVADLVGDNVGDCAGMAADIFESYEVTIVSGLILGLALWHLTGMLEWILYPLIVRGIGVLSSIIGTYAVRAGPGKSGDAMAAIFRGFLSSAAISAALFFGAGYLYLNSPEMQAWGGWWRTPLAVAAGVLLAIVIDRMTEYFTGTHYAPVKEIRKAADTGPATLILQGISVGYESSVWSILVIAGTIVSSILIFGSIPGLSGAEEINFILYGVAMTGIGMLTLTGNNVAMDSFGPISDNANGIAEMSWSEAHDEQTNAARQILSDLDAVGNTTKAITKGVAIGSAVIAAVALFGSFLVDVGRAQEALGIPLAERIASVGIRVDGPQVFVGMLIGGALPWLFSSFAILAVSRAAALIVQEVRRQFGLGVLEGKVPPDYRQPIMISTMAAQKELVGLGLLGIVTPILVGLVLGVEALGGFLAGMILSGQLLAVYMNNTGGAWDNAKKLIEDEPRDPARNLGKGSERHKAGVVGDTVGDPLKDTAGPALNPMIKVVNLVSVIIAPIIV